A single genomic interval of Arachis duranensis cultivar V14167 chromosome 7, aradu.V14167.gnm2.J7QH, whole genome shotgun sequence harbors:
- the LOC127739734 gene encoding probable leucine-rich repeat receptor-like serine/threonine-protein kinase At3g14840, protein MLSNPFYSVEVLYKLLLKENILNGTLEIRLYWAGKGTTAIPKKSIYGPLISAISIYRASPDHGSRISAAVVVGIVVAVAIIIVLIFAIFWWKGCLGKKNSSTKELNNLELQTGIFSIRQIKTATNNFDIVNKIGEGGFGSVYKGELPNGTKIAVKQLSSKSKQGNREFLNEIGMISALQHSCLVKLYGCCVEGDQLFLVYEYMQNNSLAHALFGREENQIKLDWQTRHKICVGIARGLTYLHEESRVKVVHRDIKATNILLDKDLNPKISDFGLAKLDEEDNTHISTRIAGTFGYMAPEYAMYGQLTDKADVYSFGIVALEIVSGRNNTTNRQNEGAFVLLDWARLLREKGDIMEIVDRRLLDSNLKKEEVMVMINVAFLCTNVSPTLRPTMSSVVNMLEGKSIVPKLVSESLNEKKLEALTMYYNQDDQSTTTIMEMPLTASSTSTAQDLYAIHLDSSYFESRN, encoded by the exons ATGCTGTCAAATCCATTTTATTCTGTGGAAGTTTTGTATAAACTGTTGCTAAAGGAGA ATATACTAAATGGTACTTTAGAGATTCGCCTTTACTGGGCTGGCAAAGGAACAACTGCAATcccaaaaaaatcaatttatggACCTCTTATATCAGCCATATCTATCTATCGTG CTTCCCCAGATCATGGAAGTAGAATATCAGCAGCTGTTGTCGTTGGAATTGTTGTTGCCGTGGCAATTATTATTGTCTTGATATTTGCCATATTTTGGTGGAAAGGCTGTTTAGGAAAGAAAAATTCTTCTACAAAAG aattaaataatttagagTTGCAAACCGGTATATTTTCTATACGACAAATAAAAACAGCAACAAATAATTTTGATATCGTCAACAAGATTGGAGAAGGAGGATTTGGTTCTGTGTATAAG GGTGAGTTACCTAATGGTACAAAAATCGCAGTCAAGCAACTTTCTTCAAAATCGAAACAAGGGAATCGAGAGTTCTTAAATGAAATAGGCATGATTTCTGCTTTACAACATTCATGTCTGGTTAAACTCTATGGATGTTGTGTCGAGGGAGATCAGTTATTTTTGGTATATGAATACATGCAAAATAATAGCCTTGCTCATGCTTTATTTG GCCGTGaagaaaaccaaataaaattgGATTGGCAAACAAGACACAAAATTTGTGTTGGTATCGCTCGAGGATTAACATACCTCCATGAAGAGTCAAGAGTGAAAGTGGTTCATAGGGATATCAAAGCAACTAATATCTTACTTGACAAAGATCTCAACCCTAAAATATCAGATTTTGGTTTGGCTAAACTTGATGAAGAGGACAATACCCATATTAGCACTCGAATAGCTGGAACATT TGGATATATGGCTCCAGAATATGCTATGTATGGTCAGTTAACCGATAAAGCAGACGTATATAGTTTTGGAATTGTTGCATTAGAAATCGTGAGCGGAAGAAATAATACAACCAATCGACAAAATGAAGGGGCATTCGTTTTACTTGATTGG GCACGTTTGCTGAGAGAGAAAGGTGATATAATGGAAATAGTTGACAGAAGATTATTGGATTCAAACTTGAAGAAAGAGGAAGTGATGGTAATGATCAATGTTGCTTTCTTATGCACTAATGTGTCTCCAACACTTAGGCCTACTATGTCTTCAGTGGTAAACATGCTTGAAGGCAAAAGCATTGTTCCAAAACTAGTTTCAGAGTCATTAAATGAGAAGAAATTAGAAGCATTAACAATGTATTATAACCAAGATGACCAAAGTACCACAACAATAATGGAGATGCCTTTGACTGCTTCATCTACTTCTACAGCACAAGATTTGTATGCAATTCACCTAGACTCTTCTTACTTTGAGAGTAGAAATTAG
- the LOC127740576 gene encoding probable LRR receptor-like serine/threonine-protein kinase At1g07650, whose amino-acid sequence MINFHMALAQDRKELKHHLKMMQVSNSFHINCGGGKVTTENGKMFDDDSDEGGAAKFYHNENTNWAFSSTGNFLESTIITSSYIPSIVSNKLSIKNNNDIELYTNARASPISLTYYGFCLGNGNYNVDLHFAEIVFIDETYKSLGRRIFDIYIQVHFQHQDLHTTILCYESCLQKV is encoded by the exons ATGATCAATTTTCATATGGCTCTGGCTCAAGATCGAAAGGAACTGAAGCACCATTTGAAAATGATGCAAG TGTCAAACTCTTTCCATATAAATTGTGGTGGAGGAAAGGTAACAACAGAAAATGGAAAGATGTTTGATGATGACTCAGATGAAGGAGGAGCAGCTAAGTTCTATCACAATGAAAATACAAATTGGGCGTTCAGTAGTACCGGTAACTTCTTGGAAAGTACAATTATTACTTCGAGCTACATTCCTTCTATTGTGTCTAATAAGCTCTCtataaaaaacaataatgatATTGAGCTATACACCAATGCACGTGCATCTCCTATTTCTTTGACTTATTATGGATTTTGCCTTGGAAATGGAAACTACAATGTGGATCTGCATTTCGCTGAGATCGTGTTTATTGATGAAACATATAAGAGCCTTGGAAGGCGCATATTTGATATCTACATTCAGGTACATTTCCAACATCAGGATCTACATACTACCATATTATGTTATGAATCGTGTCTTCAAAAAGTTTAA